caagacccttaaccctcactactccaggggcgccgtacaatggctgaccccagcttccaaaggagaatttcattatactgtacacctgtatatgtatatataacaaataaaggcattctattctaatcTATATAACTGAAGTCTTTACTGTATAGTTATAGATATAAAGATCATTTGTAGCTTGTGTGATGCATAGTGTATATATCTGTAATAATCAATCATGacaaaaatcataataaaaaaatattgttttatgcATATGCATGTTTTATTCTCCCACCATTTCTTACCCACCCCCACCTGTACACAAAGAATCAACACAACACAGAGTTCTATTAAAATAGTTTATTTCACACCTTTTTGTACTTACTCATTCATCATCAGATGAGAATGCCAAAAACATTTCTGCCTATGGATTAAtctaacatttttacataatggaTTTGGGATGTGGTGGTACATTAACATCTAACAGGTGTTATTCTCTGTTCATTTCTTCTGGTCCTTGAAGAAGTCATTGCAGAGCATGGTGAGACAGGCCACCAGAGTGACGTACTCTTGGAAGTCCACTGAACCATCGGCGTTAGCATCAAGATCCTTGAAGATCTTGTCCAGAGCTTTCTgatctgtgtttttcttttggACATAACACACAAATGCAAATGTTAAATTGCTGTGAATTTTGTACTGTAAGGTAGCTTGTAAAGGTATAAAGTGCATTTCTTACTCCAAAAATGTCTCCCAACTCTGCATTGAGCAAATCCTTGAGCTCTCCCTTGGACAGGGTGTACTTGTCTCCCTCCTTGCCAGAGTATTTGTGGAAGGCACCAATGAGGAGTGCCATGGCTTTCTGCACATCAGACATGATGACGACTGGAGAAAAAAAATTGAATCATTTACAGCAGTTGTAGGAAAAATCATTGCATAAAGTTTTTTATCATGACAGAGCCTGAAGAAAAGGTAACACATTATTTGTGTATTCTTTTAGcttaaatgttacatttaaccAAAAGAAAGGGGTGTGTATTATCTGTGCCCAGCCTAcataaacactaacacacaccctcacactttTCATGCACATGTACCCCTCCCAACCAGTATGGGAATATGGGAGTACATCCCTCTCCCTTGTGATGGGATCAGCTACCAAACAAGAAGAAGGGAGGAGAGAACCAATAAAAGGCAAAGATGAGTAGGAGGACGGATTTAAAAGGAGTGGAAAAGTAAAACAACCGGTTTTAATACGTGGCCAACGCCCACAGTGCTGCCTGTAATTAACACGAAAGAACAGACATCGCCTATCCTGTATTTATTTTGCATCCGTTAATCCTTGCTTAGTAACCACGAAGAATTGCTTTTTGAACTGTCTGACTCAGTAAATTAGCTAAATCTCAGCATAACAAAGAAAGGAAGGGAGTGTTTCAATGTGCAGTTTCAAAACTACtccaaaactaaataaaaacataataaaacaacacaaacaagtGTGCATTTAatttacagaataaaaaaaaaccaggaTCTCCAAAACCGAATTCCACAATTCAGCGCAATCAAATCAGACCTGCACAAAACTCAGTGTCTGAACTATAAAATCTATGCAGAATATTTAGTTCAGAAGTGTTCAGAAAGTTTCCTCTACTCACCTTAGTTCTGCACAAAGAGTTCGAGAATCAACAAGGAAG
This DNA window, taken from Trichomycterus rosablanca isolate fTriRos1 chromosome 3, fTriRos1.hap1, whole genome shotgun sequence, encodes the following:
- the LOC134310349 gene encoding ictacalcin-like translates to MSDVQKAMALLIGAFHKYSGKEGDKYTLSKGELKDLLNAELGDIFGKNTDQKALDKIFKDLDANADGSVDFQEYVTLVACLTMLCNDFFKDQKK